In Paramisgurnus dabryanus chromosome 7, PD_genome_1.1, whole genome shotgun sequence, the following are encoded in one genomic region:
- the fkbp11 gene encoding peptidyl-prolyl cis-trans isomerase FKBP11 — translation MGIRTGIALICLAVFGLVAAEDAENNESVIDELVVETLLMPETCTVTSNMGDTLQIHYTGRLMDGKVIDTSLSREPLLVELGKRSVITGLEQALVGVCEGQKIKATIPAHLAYGKRGYPPTIPGDSALEFDVEVISLSQQTPWQKLVNDVLPLVCLALVPTLLGLVGIYLYKKANAQAHGKKKSKDKKSKKK, via the exons ATGGGGATTCGGACAGGGATCGCCTTAATATGTCTCGCTGTATTTGGATTGGTTGCAGCTGAGGACGCAGAAAACAACGAAAGCGTGATCGATGAATTGGTTGTGGAGACATTG CTGATGCCGGAGACATGCACGGTTACATCGAATATGGGAGACACGCTTCAAATCCACTACACG GGTCGACTGATGGACGGGAAGGTGATTGACACATCTCTGTCTCGTGAGCCTCTGCTGGTGGAGTTGGGGAAGAGATCGGTCATCACAG gACTTGAGCAAGCTCTGGTTGGCGTATGTGAAGG ACAAAAAATCAAGGCCACGATTCCAGCGCATCTTGCATATGGAAAGAGAGGATACCCTCCAACCATACCAG GAGACAGTGCCCTTGAGTTTGATGTGGAGGTGATCTCGCTCTCTCAGCAAACACCCTGGCAGAAGCTAGTGAATGATGTTTTACCTCTGGTGTGTCTGGCACTGGTTCCCACCCTGCTGGGTTTAGTGGGCATCTACCTCTATAAAAAAGCTAATGCGCAAGCTCACGGCAAGAAGAAGAGCAAAGACAAGAAGAGCAAGAAGAAATAA
- the arf3b gene encoding ADP-ribosylation factor 3b has product MGNIFGNLLKSLIGKKEMRILMVGLDAAGKTTILYKLKLGEIVTTIPTIGFNVETVEYKNISFTVWDVGGQDKIRPLWRHYFQNTQGLIFVVDSNDRERVNEAREELMRMLAEDELRDAVLLVFANKQDLPNAMNAAEITDKLGLHSLRHRNWYIQATCATSGDGLYEGLDWLANQLKNKK; this is encoded by the exons ATGGGGAATATTTTTGGCAATCTGCTGAAGAGCCTGATAGGGAAGAAGGAGATGAGGATCCTGATGGTTGGATTAGATGCTGCTGGTAAAACCACGATCCTGTACAAACTGAAGCTGGGAGAGATCGTAACCACCATCCCAACTATTG GCTTTAATGTGGAGACGGTGGAGTATAAGAACATCAGCTTCACTGTGTGGGACGTGGGTGGTCAAGATAAGATCAGACCGCTTTGGAGACACTACTTTCAAAATACACAGG GACTCATCTTCGTCGTTGACAGTAATGATCGAGAAAGGGTTAATGAAGCTCGGGAGGAGTTGATGAGGATGCTTGCCGAGGACGAACTGCGTGATGCCGTACTTCTTGTTTTTGCTAACAAACAG GATCTGCCAAACGCTATGAATGCAGCTGAGATCACAGATAAACTCGGCCTCCACTCGCTCCGTCATCGCAACTGGTATATACAAGCCACCTGTGCGACCAGCGGCGACGGTCTGTATGAAGGCCTCGACTGGCTCGCCAATCAGCTCAAGAATAAAAAGTGA